From the genome of Vicia villosa cultivar HV-30 ecotype Madison, WI linkage group LG2, Vvil1.0, whole genome shotgun sequence, one region includes:
- the LOC131649104 gene encoding uncharacterized protein LOC131649104: MAIYAWPLSLVSELEIAIKRFLSSHSGLEQTWELVNSDCSWAVLLRSRITRKNRFITHHIYSSIWYGVKQEMKIVMDNSTWVLSNGSSISLWSDRWCGSPLFLHSDASVLIEEHSVDRLLINGSWDFSRSATNIPASLQVRICSCTIPIVSRPDKRCWDNSPNG, from the exons ATGGCAATATATGCTTGGCCGCTTTCTCTTGTTAGTGAATTGGAAATAGCGATCAAAAGATTCTTAAGTAGTCACAGTGGATTGGAACAGA CTTGGGAGCTTGTTAACTCAGATTGCAGCTGGGCGGTTCTTCTTCGTAGCAGAATAACTAGGAAAAACAGATTCATCACCCACCACATTTATTCTTCTATTTGGTATGGTGTCAAGCAAGAGATGAAAATTGTCATGGATAACTCCACTTGGGTTCTTAGTAACGGTAGCTCCATTAGTTTATGGTCCGATCGTTGGTGTGGCTCTCCGCTTTTCCTTCATAGTGATGCTTCGGTCTTGATTGAGGAACACTCGGTTGACAGGTTGTTAATTAATGGTTCGTGGGACTTTTCTCGCTCAGCTACCAACATCCCAGCTTCGCTGCAGGTTCGCATATGTAGTTGCACCATCCCTATCGTCTCCCGTCCTGACAAAAGATGCTGGGACAATTCTCCAAATGGATAG
- the LOC131650766 gene encoding uncharacterized protein At4g28440-like, with protein MADSKQGLRKPVFTKVDQLRPGTSGHTITVKVVDTKMVMQRGRPDGPQSRQMRIAESLVGDETGVIIVTARNDQVDLMKEGSTIILRNAKIDMFKGSMRLAVDKWGRIEVTEPATFTVKEDNNLSLIEYELVNVVVE; from the exons ATGGCTGATTCAAAGCAAGGATTGAGGAAGCCGGTGTTTACTAAGGTTGATCAGCTTCGCCCTGGGACGAGCGGACACACCATAACTGTGAAGGTTGTTGATACTAAGATGGTGATGCAGAGAGGTCGGCCTGATGGACCTCAATCCCGTCAAATGCGGATTGCTGAGAGTTTGGTGGGGGATGAGACTGGAGTTATCATAGTTACTGCAAGAAATGATCAGG tgGATTTGATGAAAGAAGGCTCCACTATCATCCTGCGTAATGCTAAGATTGACATGTTCAAAGGCTCAATGAGACTCGCCGTGGACAAATGGGGCCGTATTGAAGTCACAGAACCAGCTACCTTCACTGTCAAGGAAGATAATAACTTGTCTCTGATTGAGTATGAACTGGtgaatgttgttgttgaatgA